From the Candidatus Polarisedimenticolia bacterium genome, one window contains:
- a CDS encoding DMT family protein has protein sequence MLTIALLLVSNIFMTFAWYGHLRFRSLPLWQVILASWGIAFFEYCFQVPANRIGYSSFSAAQLKTIQEAITLLVFSVFSVTYLGQPLKWNDLAGFACILLAVLFLFKPW, from the coding sequence ATGCTGACGATCGCCCTGCTCCTGGTGTCGAATATTTTCATGACCTTCGCCTGGTACGGCCACCTGCGCTTCCGCTCCCTGCCGTTGTGGCAGGTCATCCTGGCGAGCTGGGGCATCGCCTTCTTCGAGTACTGCTTCCAGGTCCCCGCGAACCGGATCGGATACAGCAGCTTCTCGGCGGCGCAGCTCAAGACGATCCAGGAGGCCATCACGCTCCTGGTGTTCAGCGTTTTCTCGGTGACCTATCTCGGCCAGCCTCTCAAGTGGAACGACCTCGCCGGCTTCGCCTGCATCCTCCTCGCCGTCCTGTTCCTCTTCAAACCCTGGTAA
- a CDS encoding class I SAM-dependent methyltransferase: MPTPSPDPFEAWVIDLERRQLADLTFGELRRALAALSSLYVERRGRLGEGAALEGAGKRAAFALFYGPLHFLTVRGVVRALAGESAPPKRIIDLGCGTGVAGAAWALECDPRPAVTGWERSAWAITEARWCFSRLRVRGILRRGDFAAAQLGGREDAVLAAFAINELDAGVRESLLEKMIEASRRGARVLVVEPIARRGFSWWDHWAATFQGVGGREDSWRFPAVLPDLIRRLDEASGMDHRELTARSLCLNLP, from the coding sequence GTGCCGACCCCCTCCCCGGATCCCTTCGAAGCCTGGGTCATCGATCTGGAGCGCCGCCAGCTTGCCGACCTCACTTTCGGCGAGCTGCGCCGGGCCCTGGCGGCCCTCTCTTCTCTTTATGTCGAGCGCCGAGGCAGGCTGGGCGAGGGAGCCGCGTTGGAGGGAGCCGGCAAGCGCGCCGCCTTTGCACTGTTCTATGGACCGCTGCACTTTCTCACGGTGCGCGGAGTGGTGCGCGCGCTCGCAGGGGAGAGTGCGCCTCCGAAGCGCATCATCGACCTCGGCTGCGGGACCGGGGTTGCGGGAGCGGCCTGGGCCCTGGAATGCGATCCGCGTCCTGCGGTCACAGGGTGGGAGCGCAGCGCCTGGGCGATCACCGAAGCGCGCTGGTGCTTCTCCCGGTTGCGCGTGCGCGGAATTCTCCGCCGCGGAGACTTTGCGGCGGCGCAGCTCGGAGGCCGCGAGGATGCCGTGCTGGCGGCCTTCGCCATCAATGAGCTCGATGCCGGCGTAAGAGAATCACTGCTCGAGAAGATGATCGAAGCCTCGCGCCGCGGCGCCCGGGTCCTGGTCGTCGAGCCGATCGCCCGGCGCGGCTTCTCCTGGTGGGACCATTGGGCCGCGACGTTCCAGGGAGTCGGCGGCCGGGAAGACAGCTGGCGCTTCCCCGCCGTGCTTCCCGACCTGATTCGCAGGCTCGACGAGGCGTCGGGAATGGACCATCGCGAGCTGACTGCCCGCAGCCTCTGCCTGAACCTCCCATGA